CTCGGCGAACCCCGTGGGGTCGTCCAGGCAGCTCTGGCGCTGGTCGGCCTTGGTAAAGACCATCGCCAGCGGCGTCCGGTTCGCTCTGCGGGAGGAGCGTTTTTCCCGCCGCCGGGACTCCTCCAGCTGGGACAGCAGCTTGAGCACAATAAAGTCGCCCGTGTGGTCGCCGCCGTGCAGCTGCTGCGCGTCGGCGATGATCATCATGCCGGAGCACTTCTTGAGCAGCGCCCCCAGCGCGGGGTGCGTGCCGGGCCGGTCGGCTTCCTGCCGCCACGCTTCGCCGGACACGTCCGCCAGCACCAGCTCGGTCCGCCGCCTCCCGCGGCTGCAGTCCACCTGGCAGTGCACCCAGTGCCAGTCCTCCGGGTTCAGCGAGGTGCGGTCCGGGTAGTAGCCCGACGCGAGCGACGTGGTGGTGGCCTGCTGCAGCCCGATGGAGTACGGCCCGCAAACGCACGCGCTGATGCCGCCGACCCGGCGCACCAGCATGTCCATCATCATCCCCAGGTAGACCGTCTTGCCGACGCCCGGCGCGCCGACCACCGCGATCAGCTGTGGCGCGCGGCGCGAGCCGGCGGCGGCCCGCGAGATCGCCAGCGGCGCCGAGCAGCGGCTGCACCGCTCGGTGGCGGAGCTGTTCTCGGTCCCGCAGATCAGGCAGTCGAGCGGCGCGGCCCGCTGGGCCAGCAGAAACGACTCCAGCGGCACGTTGATGAGTTGCGACA
This genomic interval from Posidoniimonas corsicana contains the following:
- a CDS encoding TRAFAC clade GTPase domain-containing protein, which translates into the protein MSQLINVPLESFLLAQRAAPLDCLICGTENSSATERCSRCSAPLAISRAAAGSRRAPQLIAVVGAPGVGKTVYLGMMMDMLVRRVGGISACVCGPYSIGLQQATTTSLASGYYPDRTSLNPEDWHWVHCQVDCSRGRRRTELVLADVSGEAWRQEADRPGTHPALGALLKKCSGMMIIADAQQLHGGDHTGDFIVLKLLSQLEESRRREKRSSRRANRTPLAMVFTKADQRQSCLDDPTGFAEAHAEALLRDCENRFPNTRVFGASVAGASAQRTIGGHRRETPLRIEPQGVVEPLGWLLSQM